The Chondrinema litorale DNA segment AGTAATTATCTAAAAGAACAAGAATGGGGAAAGGCAATTGGAGTAGGAAAGTATGTAAAAAATCCAAAGGAGTTGAATGATAAGTATATGGAAAAGTTCTTTGAGATTTGATAGTATCTAAAGTAAATAATCTCCTATTTTAATTAGATGATCATCTACTATTCTTAAAACAAATGTGAATAAAATGCCTTATATAGATTTTACTAGACAGGCAGGTATCAACAACAAGGGAAGCGTTTCCACTCTTACCCATTACCTGAATAAGGAAGATAAAATGATGGAGAAAAATGGGAAACGAGAATTCTATTTTGACCTTGATAAAGATAACATCACCAAGAAAGAAGTGGATAAGAATCTGGACACCAATCGGGGAGGTTTGAAGAAAAAAGATGCCAAGTTCTATATGATTACTATCAACCCTTCCAAGGAAGAACTGGCGCATATTGGTACTGATGCCAACAAGTTTAGACAGTGGATACAACAAGCGTACATTCCACAGCTTGCTCGTGATTTTAATCGAAAGGGATTGAAAGCTTCTGATTTGAACATCTATGGTAAGATAGAGCGCCACCGCTACTATAAAGGAACTGACAAAGAAGTACAACAAGGGCTAGTAAAATCAGGTGAAGCAAAGCCTGGTAACAATATGCACTGTCATCTGATACTAGGGAGAAAGAGTAAGGACAAAAAGCATTACCTTTCCCCGAATGCCAATGCAAGAAAGCAAGGGCAGCAAGGAGCTGCAATTCATGCAGGCTTCAACAGGAATACCCACAAAATCAGTATTGAACAAAGTTGGGACAGACACTTTAGCTATGACAGAAATTTCGATAAGAGTTTTGAGGTCCAACAGGGAATGAAGGAGTGTAGAAGCATTGAGGAAAAGGCTTCTATCATCAACAGATATGAAGAGAACAAGACCCATCAGAAAGAAATGAAAGTACAAAATACTCAAAGAAGAGGTAGTGGAACAGATATAGGATATTGATTATATTACGAGGGAAAATTACATCTACAACTTCACTTTAGGTAGTTCGTTTGTATGGTTTTAAGCTTATTTCTTCATCATTATTCTCCCGCTGCATGTTATATATAGCATCTCTAATTACAGTCAGCTTAAAATTATCTGCTCCTAAACAGTCTAAGAGAGCAATATCATCGGCTTGTTCAAGCTTTTCAAAACTTGTAAAACCAGCTTTCATCAAAGCTAAATAATTCCCTCTTGTCAGTTTAGTACCAGTATAAAGTGTTAAATATGTCATTTCTGAGCTAGCTCCAGTAGCTAATCTTGCCAACAATAAATCAACCTTATCGACAATGTTATGATTTGGATAAAGGTATTCAGCTATCTGAGCAACTGTAGGCAAAACATCGCATGTACGAGCGGCTGTTTGTCTTATTGCTCCTGCTATTGGCTCTTTTCTCATATGACTTGTAAGAAATATCTCAATATCTTCTAAAGTCATTTCACTTATGTAAGCAATCATAGCAATTGATTTTTTCATACGTGTAGTGACTGTTGCTTGATCTTCTGCGTTATGAGTTAATAAGTTAATTAACACGCTTGACAAACCTTGTTTGCGTAATTCTTTCTGCCATTTACTTTGTTCTTTAATACTTTTTTTATTAATTGCCATGTAAACATTATCAAGTTCTTCTGATATCTGACAAATTGCCAGTAATTGGAGATCGCTAATCTCATGTACATGAAGACGTGACAAGCATTCTATGAAGCGAATTATAGAAACTACCGAAACAATACTTTCACCAGCTAAGAAACCTAGTTTTGTAAGTTGAATTTGGTTGTTATCTGAGCGAATTACTAGTTTGTGGTCTTCAAGGTCATTTAACGCATATTGTAAATGATTGTGGTCATAAAAGAATGATCCATACTGTTTTTTATACTGGAATGCACCGAAACTATATTCCAAAAACCTTATGATATCTTCTACAAGAATTCCTGTTGGCATATTTTTTTGAAAAAGAGATATTACACGTATAATCAAGCTTCTAAGATCCGTATTTGTAGCAAAAAATTGTGAATATATATCTTCCGGTTTACCTGAAATATAGTAATTCCAATAATGATGCTCATTCCTCATTTCTTTGACAATAAGATATGATGTTCCTCTATCCCAATATCCTAAACGCCCAGCTCTACCTGTTATATTTTTATATTCCGAAATACTATAGGGACCATTAGGATGATCCAATCCTACAACTATTACATCAGATGCGGGAGTGTTTACTCCCATTGCCAGTGTTGTCGTTGCTGCTATAACTTTTAATTCTTTAGATCTGAAACTCTCTTCTATAACAAGTCTTTCTTCTCTATCTAAGTGTGAATTATGAAATGCCGTTCCACCTTGTAAACATTGCCTCAACCTATTCGATGCAGAAGACGGATCACCAGAAGGTAATTTTGACAAAGCTTCCGTTGCTGGGGGCAAATTAATATGTTCAGCAAGATACTTAGCACACCCCCATGTTTCTCCTGTTTTTTCTCTAAATACGATAGCCTGTCCACCTTTTTGAATAATTTTTCGAACTAAAGGGATAACTATGTTTTGACTGCTATTCTTTCCTGTGAATATTGGTGTAATTATTTGTCGCTTGAATTTTTCTTCATTTGTATCACTTGTTAAATAACGAAAATCGCCATTTGAAAAAATTATCCCTTCATCAAGTGGTACGGGTCTTTCCTCTCTTCTAAGTTTACTTGCATCAAACCAACCCTCTAAACCATTTGTGTTTCCTATTACAGCAGAAAGAGCAATAATTTGTGGCTCAATACCTTCACTTCTCCGTATTCGAAGGAGTGTTAA contains these protein-coding regions:
- a CDS encoding DEAD/DEAH box helicase, encoding MTFKGLFIGIDRYVSREATWLNCAVRDAQALHALFTDTLGGNTKLLSNEDAIKNSIEKELESLTNCNINDVVVISFSGHGSETHELVPYDYNSQDVKNTAISLESLQQWFEKIPAQTLILILDCCFSGGMGAKVLKVDYHPKILKSTTTLLDQLSGHGRIILTASGADEEAWESQKTGHGLLTHFLIEALQGVEEVQIAGKISIFKLLEYVSRRVVDAADSFGHPQNPTLRGTLDSNITWPVFKPGDLYEKYFPDHSHAIANNDLQSLKVFGFSTEIINGWSSSIPELNELQLAAINQHKILKGKHVVVSAPTSSGKTMIGELASLKCVLDGKKALFLLPLKALVNDKFRQFTEIYSSLGIKTIEATGESDDISPLLKGQYDICLLTYEKLLAVILGNPHVLEQVGILVIDEVQMIADKFRGANLEFLLTLLRIRRSEGIEPQIIALSAVIGNTNGLEGWFDASKLRREERPVPLDEGIIFSNGDFRYLTSDTNEEKFKRQIITPIFTGKNSSQNIVIPLVRKIIQKGGQAIVFREKTGETWGCAKYLAEHINLPPATEALSKLPSGDPSSASNRLRQCLQGGTAFHNSHLDREERLVIEESFRSKELKVIAATTTLAMGVNTPASDVIVVGLDHPNGPYSISEYKNITGRAGRLGYWDRGTSYLIVKEMRNEHHYWNYYISGKPEDIYSQFFATNTDLRSLIIRVISLFQKNMPTGILVEDIIRFLEYSFGAFQYKKQYGSFFYDHNHLQYALNDLEDHKLVIRSDNNQIQLTKLGFLAGESIVSVVSIIRFIECLSRLHVHEISDLQLLAICQISEELDNVYMAINKKSIKEQSKWQKELRKQGLSSVLINLLTHNAEDQATVTTRMKKSIAMIAYISEMTLEDIEIFLTSHMRKEPIAGAIRQTAARTCDVLPTVAQIAEYLYPNHNIVDKVDLLLARLATGASSEMTYLTLYTGTKLTRGNYLALMKAGFTSFEKLEQADDIALLDCLGADNFKLTVIRDAIYNMQRENNDEEISLKPYKRTT
- a CDS encoding DUF5712 family protein yields the protein MPYIDFTRQAGINNKGSVSTLTHYLNKEDKMMEKNGKREFYFDLDKDNITKKEVDKNLDTNRGGLKKKDAKFYMITINPSKEELAHIGTDANKFRQWIQQAYIPQLARDFNRKGLKASDLNIYGKIERHRYYKGTDKEVQQGLVKSGEAKPGNNMHCHLILGRKSKDKKHYLSPNANARKQGQQGAAIHAGFNRNTHKISIEQSWDRHFSYDRNFDKSFEVQQGMKECRSIEEKASIINRYEENKTHQKEMKVQNTQRRGSGTDIGY